From Anaerococcus urinomassiliensis:
TTCCTATTTCTGACACTAAAACAGTATCACATATTTTATCTTTAACATCTAAATTACGTAAGTCACTCACATCACCTAATACCCAAGATGATATTGAATTTAAACAGCAACTCAACATATCAATACCATCATACAAAACATTAATTGAACACTCTAATGACATATTAACAATATTACTTTGCTTTTTTAATTCAACAAGTATTTCTAAAAAATCCAGAAAGGGTTGCGTGTATCTATAGAATGGATTAATCATAAATCCATTATCTTTCGCCACTTTCAGGCATTCCAATATTTCTTTTTCATGAACTGGATGTTCTAATAAAACCGGAATACCCCTTTTTAACAAACTTTTAGCAACTTCAAAACCACGACCACCAGCACCAGAATTTGGAATTATAACACAAGCTAAATCCGCTATAATTCTATCATCATTAACATCTTTAAAATACGGTACTCCTAATTTATCCGCCAACACTTTAGTACGCTTACTACCACTACCTAAAATTCCAGATATATAGAAATCATCCATTTTATTTATTGCATTAAGATATATCTTACCAAATCCAGAACCACAGACTAAAACACTCGTTTTTCTCATCATAAAACCTCTTCTATATTTTATTGATTTGTTTTGAAACAATAGGTAATTTATTTAACAAGTCAAAAATTCCTTTATTATAAAACAAATCACAATATCTATTTATACCGACAACTTGTAAATTTCTTTCTAAAATTTCTTCTATTACAGTATATATTATATACGCTGTTATATAATCAGGATTTGGAGTAGAAAAAATAGCTGCTTTACTAAAGTAGTCTAATATACAATTTATATAAATTGAAACATTTACAGAATATCCTTTATTAACATATTCTAAATCTCTAAAATTAATATCTTTATAACTATTCTCTCCCAAAGCCGTATATGAGTATATATCCTTTATCTTATATTTTCTTCCGATGTATTCGACTTCGTTAATTATATATGGAAATATTTTACAAATATTTAATTCAGATGGTGTATAATTTGGATATAATTGGTCTGAATACTGTAATTTACCTCCTTTTACATTCTTCATGAAATATCCATCAAAATTTTCATTTTTTGCTTTTATGAAATCTTTTTTTGAACTATTAGAGAAATTGTATTCTCCACCATGAATTATTTCAATTTTATCAGGAATATCACTCATTTTTTCAATAAAATTCATTAAAATCACTCCAAGTAATCCTGGAATAAATCCTGTGTTTAATATCACTTTGGCATCAGAGTTATCTTTAAAATGAAGTAACTTACATCCACTTGGATCAATATAATATATATTTTTCCTTAATGCAGCATAATACATAAATTCACTTAATTCTGATGATGGTCCTGCCGTTCCTACCAGTATTGAAATATCTCTACAAAACAAATCTAATTTTTCTTCATCTCTAATATCAAAAAAATAACCTTTTTCATTTTTAACATTTGAGTTCTCATTATATCCACATTTTACAATGTATCCTTTTTCTTGTAGTATCTGAATTAAAATGCTTCCAATTCTACCACTTGAACCTAAAATCCCTATTACTTTATCATTCATCTATCTCCTCCAATATTAAATTCAACAATTGTTCTGTATTGTCATAACATTTATAATCGCAGTCAATAAAGTTAGGGTTTCTATCTATAAATTCTATACTTTTTTTATGACAGATTACCATTCTCCCTAAATATGACTCATATATATTATCTAAATTGGGAGATATAGCTACAATCTTTTTAAAAGCCTTTCTATCTATAATTTTTTGACTCGCAAAGTTTAATATTTTATTGAATTCATTATCGAAAACCACTATAATTTTCTCTTTGCAATCATCTAATTCAACTAGATGCTTGAATGTTTTTACTTTTTTAAAATCAAATTTTGTTAATTTCAATTTTTCTACTATCTCAAAATATGACTCACAA
This genomic window contains:
- a CDS encoding Gfo/Idh/MocA family oxidoreductase, with protein sequence MRKTSVLVCGSGFGKIYLNAINKMDDFYISGILGSGSKRTKVLADKLGVPYFKDVNDDRIIADLACVIIPNSGAGGRGFEVAKSLLKRGIPVLLEHPVHEKEILECLKVAKDNGFMINPFYRYTQPFLDFLEILVELKKQSNIVNMSLECSINVLYDGIDMLSCCLNSISSWVLGDVSDLRNLDVKDKICDTVLVSEIGNTPVTFKINRNVDKYDADHPMHLYHRIEATFSNGRLCLINTNGPIVWLPFIELPRDSNNLLSFDSNNEALKIPTATVIGSSVAPSILNTFEEIWINAVKRAIVELNNQDRNSKLSNVQSQIFVSRLWSDICKKIGYTNQVEYHKVGDTKKIHENLMKKYQK
- a CDS encoding Rossmann-fold NAD(P)-binding domain-containing protein, with amino-acid sequence MNDKVIGILGSSGRIGSILIQILQEKGYIVKCGYNENSNVKNEKGYFFDIRDEEKLDLFCRDISILVGTAGPSSELSEFMYYAALRKNIYYIDPSGCKLLHFKDNSDAKVILNTGFIPGLLGVILMNFIEKMSDIPDKIEIIHGGEYNFSNSSKKDFIKAKNENFDGYFMKNVKGGKLQYSDQLYPNYTPSELNICKIFPYIINEVEYIGRKYKIKDIYSYTALGENSYKDINFRDLEYVNKGYSVNVSIYINCILDYFSKAAIFSTPNPDYITAYIIYTVIEEILERNLQVVGINRYCDLFYNKGIFDLLNKLPIVSKQINKI